A window of Deltaproteobacteria bacterium contains these coding sequences:
- a CDS encoding 3-hydroxyacyl-ACP dehydratase gives MRPEYALPMAAERLIPHRTPMRLVDTLLSAHEGCGVTESVFPRTSMMADGEGRLDEVAFMEMIAQSYAALKGYMD, from the coding sequence AATATGCGCTTCCCATGGCGGCGGAACGGCTCATCCCGCACCGGACGCCGATGCGCCTCGTGGATACGCTGCTCTCCGCCCACGAGGGCTGCGGAGTCACCGAGTCCGTCTTTCCGCGAACCAGCATGATGGCGGACGGGGAGGGAAGGCTCGACGAGGTGGCGTTCATGGAGATGATCGCGCAGAGTTACGCCGCGTTGAAGGGATATATGGACC